Part of the Henckelia pumila isolate YLH828 chromosome 2, ASM3356847v2, whole genome shotgun sequence genome is shown below.
TAAACTCATCTAAACCGATTTGAAAGTTGCATAcctaatataaatttaaaatttatctaaatctataatttcaaatttaaatacttACGCAAGATCGTTATCAGCTATTTATGTAGAATCTCTACTATCCAAAGAtaacatttttttaatcaatCCCTTTTAGATTcctaaaaatcaataaaataaagaaataataatatgtaGAGGATAATGATGATCCTTCTTCagtataattattttctttaactttagttataaattttttttttaacatgtaattttttattttataaaatttcataTAAGTATTTATGATTGTgcaattatatttaaattttgagaATAGTTGTATACGACATTcactttatttttatctttcgACTAACCAAAATATTGTTACATTTAaatctattttaattatttatatattaatgtaaagggtaattttttgaaaaaaaaaatggtgtcTTTTCTCTAAGGTgctcaacttttatatatagtatagaaGTATAGATAaagaaataataatatgtaGAGGGTAACGACGATTTAGCGTAACAAATTTTCGGTGTCTTACATCTTTATTTTCatttcatgtttatatatatattatgtgatCATTCTCcggaatatttttttatcttattTCAACGAACAAATTTCTTGATAGCGATGTGCTTACATGGTTTCAAGttacaaaatttaaataactgaTGGCATTACTTATAACAAATATATTATCATGTCACTATATAAAACGGTGATGGCACCATGGCGGTGCCCAGAGAATtcggaaaaaataaaaaaaaatgaaatatctTCATTTTGGAAGTTACCTTAAAActacaatattttatttctcaAATCACATAATGTTGTTTTCGTCATTTATTTATGTGgaaaagttttattttattttttgcccGCAGGTTCAATGTCATCTACTCCTTCCATGGTAATAATCAtacaaatcaaacattcattaatGAAAGACGTCAGTTAAGAATAACACGATAAAGAACACAAAGTCAATCAATGACACAAGAACAACGTCAAGTATATCTCACATGACGTCGAACAAATTACCAACGTCGAACAAATATGATGGAAGCCTCACCTCACCGTACACAGAAACAATCCGAATTGAACGTGTCACATGttgaatcaaatttgaatggTATGACATATTATATGTTTTAGTCCTATTTATTCCTACATCGTGTTTTTATTAAtttgatatattaaaatttcTCTAATTACCTAAACAATATACAGATGGTGACCATACCCTCTCTCAACGACGAGCACAACGAACCACATCAGAAAGAATGAGAAGACATTCGATTACCTATAATCAAAGAAATAAATCCCATATTATACCTAAGAGTACAGATGTGACTCGCCTAAGAGAAGCTTACAGGAGGAGAGAAACTTCTAACACTACAATTAAACTCAAATTCCTCGTTTTATGTCACTGACAATTTGGCCACCTCTTCCAATATAGGTGGCAGAATAGTTACCATAAATTACTGCctactaaaataaataaacatttaagtTTAGTCgttaaacaaaaaattataatttaatattttatttttatgctaGGCACAGATGCAACTACGGTGCGACAAATGTATCGTATAGAGCCAATATCTTTTCGCATGATGACGTCAAACTTTGAGCAAGGAGGTTCTAGCACATGTCAACAACCAATGAATTACATTCATCAAGCTAACATACAAAATCTATGTACATAATTGATGCAATATATATTTTCCATACGGTCAAATccatttaaattcaaaattatatattactAAAATATTTGATCATCGTTACATatgcaaattttttaaaaataataaaaataataaatgctTGAGTACACACAATGTTTTTacttcatttttttaataacaTGTATGTGTTAGTGCAAATATGTAaccatttttaaatttataaataaatattatttctaaaaatatatataaaaaatttataaaaaacatatatgttaatcattcacaatttcaaacctaaatataaatatataatatgataatgtaaaaatactatttaattttgaaaaatgctAATACACAAATATATTAGTtatgaatttaataaataaattataataacttttataattaatttaaataataaataaaatatataagaacGAAATCATTcgttttaaaaatttgaaaaaaaaaaaacaaaattaaaatataagttACTTTTCAAAACATTAGTTGTGTAGTTTCTTATATTTAATGACATTAATTAACAAGTCTAATTAGATTCAATTTTAAGAATTGAAATTATTAATGAATTTACTAAAAGAAAAACCAATCGAATAAAATTGAATGTATAAAAACAAATGTAGAGTGAAAATAATAATCCCAACAACCACAAATTAGCaatcataatttaatttaaactaGCGACTGAGGCACACGTGTTGCGTgtgtaaaataattaaactttaatataattttaatatgatacgatgatgtttttataaataaatatattgtgTGTGGTATGTACTCATATTAAATATTGAAATTGGTGTactaccaaattttttttatcacaatAATTGTATAGATGTCAATATCATCATCAATATAGAAACTCAAAAAATTGAATGTATAGAAACAAATGTAGAGTGAAAATAATAATCCCAACAACCACAAATTAGCaatcataatttaatttaaataacaatCTAATCATAAACACGAAATTTAACATATTTATCACTTTACTATTTAATCActttacttatatatatatatatatatatatatatatagaaaaaaattaaaaaatatatataatgaagtgaaatacttggatctacatatttttattttttaaaataattataatcattTCTTGTATGTATAGTTTAGTTCATTCAGATATATCTAACTACAGGAACACGAATTAGTGAAAACAACATAATTGCTAGCGATTCACGGGGTTCACGTCCACGTCGATATCATAATTTGGCACGAAATGTCCATGAGAGTCAACATAATGGTCAATGGCATTTGACCAATCCAACACATTGTCCATATTGTCAAGCTTTGTTGTTCCATGGTGAAACATCTCAACTATGCTGTAGAAATGAGCGTACAAAATTAGATCTTATACAATCTCCAATTGAACTGCAAGAGCTATATGCTGAGAACAATGAACAGAGTAGGCATTTCATGCAGCATATTAGATCTTATAATCATGTTTTCTCTTTTACATCAATGAGAGTCATCATAGATGAATCTTTGGCAATCAGTGCTAATGGAATTTACAAATTTCGTGCCCATGGGTCAATATATCACTCGATCGGAAGTTTTTTACCAACTGAAAATTCTAGGCCGAGGTACATGCAAATGTGGATTGTAGACACAGATCATGAAATAGAAAATAGACTTGAAGAAAACCAAGGACTAAGACGAGAGCTGCTCACAAAAATACAAAACATCCTGGATCTATACAATCCATTTGTGCATGTATTTCGACAAATTGGCATACGTGAAGAAATACCTAGCTGCAAGCTTATCATAAAGGAACAACAACCTAATCAACGCCAATACAGTTTACCGACGACTTCTCAGGTCGCGGCTGTTATCGTTGACAATGAATGTTCGTATAACTTGAGTAGTCGTGACATTATTATACAAGGAATTGGTGGTCATCTTATGAATATCCAAGATATCGTTGGTTATTATGATCCTCTACAATATCCTCTCTTATTATCGTATGGTACGTATGGTTGTGACACAAACAGTAGAAACAACGATGGTACCCGGGTTACATGCTTAAACTATTATGCATACATGCTGCAGGTTAGCATAATAACATAACATCCTATGCTTACtcaacaaattatttttttcaataacTTATAATTTTGGCTCATCACTAAAGTCATGAAAACTATGCTTTTCTAATAGATACGAGAAAATTCTTCATCATTACTACTTCGTGGAGGTCGCCTCTTACAACAATACGTAGTTGACAACTACGTAAAGATTGAAACACATAGACTAAGGTGGATCCGTACAAATCAACAACACATTCGTCCTGACCTTTACCAAGGGCTACAAGATTGTTTAGATGGGGTGAAAACAATGCAGGTATAATAAACTAATTTCAAACTAAcatcttttttaaaatttatatatttcttGTGTTCTAACAAATACATTATATAGGAAATGTTGGTCACAGAATAGTACTCCCATCAACATTCATTGGAAGCCCACGCGATATGTATCAACGATACCAAGATGCTATGACTTTGGTACAAACATATGAGAAGCCAGATTTAATGCTTACAATGACATGCAATCCCAATTGGCATGAAATAAAAGACCAACTAATTCCTGGACAATCTCCCCAGGATCATCCAGATTTGATTACAAGgatattcaaattaaaatttgaagaaTTTAAGATAGACGTGGTGGATAGAGGAGTTCTAGGAAGAGTTCGCTCTTACACATATGTCATCGAATATCAAAAGAGAAGACTGCCTCATGTGCACATGTTGGTTATATTTGACAACATTGATAAGGTACATACTCCAAATGACTTTGACTCAATTGTGCGTGCTGAAATACCTTCACAAAGAGATGAACCCAGACTATATGAAGCTGTTATACACCATATGATACATGGACCGTGTGGTTTAATCAATCCTCATATTCCATGTATGAAAGATGGTAAGTGCAAAAAGAACTTCCCATAACCGTTTGTCGCATATACTTCTTGAGTTAATGACTCATATCCTTTGTATCAGAGACGTGAAGGTACACGAGTAGTATCTAACAACAATGATCAAGTCATCATTGACAATGGTTGGGTTGTCTCTTATAATCCGTGGCTTCTGTtgaaatatgattgtcatattaatgTTGAAGTATGTGATGGTATTAAATGTGTCAAATACATATACAAATATATTCACAAAGGACCTGATCGTGTCGCGTTAGAGTTACATAATAGACAGAATTGTGATGAAATCCAACAGTATGTGGATGGAAGTTGGATTTGCGCTCCTGAGGCACTCTGGAGAATTTATTCATTTGAATTCAGTAGGATGTATCCTTCAGTTATTTGGTTGCAAATACATTTACCAAATGAGCAGTTAATTAATTTCAATCCAGAGCAATCCTTAGGCGATATACTTGCAGATGCCGACAATTTGAAGACTATGCTTACTGAATTTTTCATAATGAATTCTAATCATGTCATGGTTGACAAGTACTTATACCGAGAGTTTCCACAATATTATACGTGGGTGCAATCTGGAAAAAATTGTATTCGTTGACGAAGCCAAAATAAAGTTGTAGGAAGGATATATGTTGTTTCACCATCTGAAGGCGAGAGGTTTTACCTCCGTAAACTTTTGAACCATGTTAAAGAGCCAAGTTATTTTGAGGAGCTGAGAAAAGTAAATGGGATTACATATACAACATTCAAAGGGGCAGCTGAAATGAGGGGTCTTCTTGAAAAAGATTATTATATTCATCACTGCTTGCAAAAAGCGTGTTCTTCTAACATGCCATCTTCATTAAGAAAGTTTTTTGTGTCCATATTGGTGTTTTGCCAACCAACATGAGTTAGAGAACTTTGTGATGATTTTAACCTATATTTTGAAGATTATGGTAGAACAATTTCAGGAAGTAGTTTATTCATCACAAATAAATTGCTACTTGAGATACGACGATTGCTGCATCAATATAAAAAGAAATTAGATGACTTTGATTTGCCATCAATAAGTACCGACTTTTTAGGAGATTTCCCACTTCCAAGAATAACCAAGGATGAGCTCTCGATTGAAATACCTGAAGAAGATTTGAGATCTATCGGACATTTAAATTTACATCAAAAGATGGCTTTTGATGTTGTGATGGAAAGTATTGTGCACAATCAATCAAACATTTTTTTCATTGATGGTCCAGGTGGGACTGGTAAAACTTTTCTTTATCGATCAATTCTAGCACACCTACGAAAAAATGGTAAAATTTCAATTGCTGTAGCAACCTCTGGAATTACTGCAACATTGTTACCCGGTGGTAGGACTGCACATTCACGCCTGCAAATCCCACTAAGACCAACAATATCAACACTTTGCAAGATTAATAAACAATCAGATCTTGCTGAGTTAATCAAACGTGCAACAACTGTGGTATGAGATGAGGCTCCAATGACAAATCATTATGCTTTTGAAACTGTCAGTCAAACTTTCAAAGATATAATGGATAAAAAATTGTCATTTGGGGGAAATACTATCATTTTTGGTGGCGACTTTAGGCAGGTATTGCCAGTTGTTAAACGAGGATCAATGAGATATCAAATTGCTGCAAGCATTTCAAGGTCATCGTTTGGAATTCTGTCAAGATATTACATCTACAACAAAATATGAGATCTGCCCAAGATATTGATTTCTCACAATTTCTTTTACATGTTAGTGATGGCTTAGAAGATACTGTGAGtggtaattttataaatttgccAGATTCGATGATCATACCATGGGAAAGTGAACAATCAATTCATCAATTGATTGATTATGTTTTTCCAAATATGACAGATCATGTAAATGATGCAAATTATATGGTGGACAGAGCTATTATTACTACAAAAAATTTAGATGTTGATGAAATCAATGAAATGCTCAATTTAAAATTTCCCGGAGAAGAAAAAGTATACACATCTTGGGACTCTGTAGAAGATGATAACAACAATATTTTCCAAGAAGAGTTTTTGAATTCTCTTTGTCCGAGTGGTTTACTACCTCATAGAATCACATTGAAAGTAGGATGTCCAATTATGCTGTTAAGGAATGTTGCACCTGAACTTGGACTATGCAATGAGACAAGATTAATATGTCGCAATTTTGGGAGAAACTTCATAGATACGAAAATCATAATAGGTCCTCACAAGGGTACACGATATTTCCTTCATCAAATGCCTatgaaaagtgaagaaaattcAAGACTGTCATTTGAACTGACACGCAGATAATACCCCGTAAGATTAAGTTTTGCTCTTACCATAAACAAAGCACAAGGCAAACTATACCAAATGTTGGTATTTTTCTACGTAATCATGTGTTTAATCATGGTCAGTTGTATGTGGCACTTTCTAGAGGAGTTTCTCAAagatcaacaaaaattttagtaaAAGATGGAAAGTTGCAAAATCGATCTGGTGTGTACACCAAAAACGTTGTGTACAGAGACATATTGCTACCAAATGAATGAGAAAAACAAAAATGTAAGACATCATGCGTTCTTTTTCCTGATAATGTAAAAACAAAATTTCTATTTAGTGATTTATACAACTCATTAACAATGTTTTGGATAGCAGGAGACCACTTAAAAATTTTGATGCAATTCAATGCTGATGCAGCAAGAGATATTCAAGCTGTGCAAATGGATGCTATTACAAGATATCAGCAAAATATATTGCGGTTGAATGCTCAGTTGCATATggtatatttaaattaattcttattttatttctaatcAAAAAATATCGTATAAATTTAGATATAAGTTTTATCTAACATTGACTTTAATAATTTTGAAGCCTACAAGAATGCAGATAATTGGTTTGGGCTGGAAAATCACAATTGGGATGAAGATAAATGACTTTGGACgtatgattttaaaattttttggaaACTTAAGAGGCATACGTAAGCAAGTTTATTACGCAGTCTATCTTTTTATGTAACATATAAAATGGTGAATACATTTTGTTAATTTCTGTTATAGTATGAAGAGAATTGGTTGGATTGAATGCTGAGATCTAACAAAGGTATGACAACATTTACTATTTCATATTTTCTAAATGCATCGTGTACAATTTTTATTCAAGTTTTACTATTATAATTTtatcttaaaattttaagaaagGCATAGCACAAAGAAGACGGATAGAAGAAACAACATTGTTCAGGTACATTGCGATTAAATTTGaatgtataaaaataataatatttattttcgcATGATAATCTTACATTTTtactcttatttattttttatattgacAGAAAAAAAATTAGACCTGCCAATAATATTGATATAAAAACAGTACTATATAAATAACATATTATGTGTACTGAATATtactttaatataaaatatagaaTATTACtttaatgtaaaataataaattctcaTTTTATAAGTGTTATTCTTGCAGTTTTACGAGCGTCGCAAGTAAACAAACAAGTTCGACCAGTTGATTCAAGCAAGTTCTGACCAGTtgattcaaataattatatCTCATGTTTATAATCAtgaatttgaaagtttaatATTTAGTTTTTATGAATAGGTTAAAATTAGGGATGAAAACATTCTTCAATGTTAAGgtgaatattttataatttggatcttttttttaaataacgTTAGATACCCAATTTAAGGCATTTGTCAATTTTTTGAATTCTAAGTTGATGGTGATATTGATATCTATACAATTATTgtgctaaaaaaaatttaggagTACACCAATTTCAATATTTAATATGAGTACATACCACAcacaatatatttatttataaaaacttCATCGtatcatattaaaatatatattaaagttTAATTATGTCACACATGCAACGTGTGTGCCTTGGTCGCtagtatttattatatataatcatattatattaattaaatattatgactcacgaactattcgcgaactatcgaacaaaataattttggctcgagctcggctcaaaAAAGAGTTCGAACATATTCGAATTCGGATCGAGTTCGATAagttcgaatacgaatcaaatatttatcgagcaaGCTCGAAAATCTCGTGAACTTGTTCAATTCGATTGCACCCCTAGTCGGTGCTTCGGCTTTGACGGGATGCCACGAACTGAGTGAATGCTTCAGTTGTTGCGCGTGCTGTTGTTTCTTCCATTAAGGTTGTTAACATTTTTTGGATGAAATTAAATCTAGGCGGTGAATCGGAAAGGGGAGGTGGCTTGACCGACTTTTTTGGTATCAACTAGCAAgtatactaggtcaagtaatagtaagtggacagAGAGGCCAAATATCGATCTCATagagactgtagtcaattctcaaaatttaattattttagcttaatctagatagaataataaaaatgtttttaaatggaataaaaataataattactaaaaaaataagaaataaaatagctgaaagataaatttaattaaaatgagacaaccaagacacacgcaggtatcaaacaaattatgcaaatgagtggaaaatctaggatccagatttaatcttaaatcacggcgaattctcttaatttatttaacagtctatttctagaacagtgaaacctattcaaatattgacagatcaatctttcgtaattcaaatcaaattcaaatgcattgagaatcgtgagaattcagtttttacCTAAAActgcatactgaaaccgaatactatttctagtcggtttaaccatatgtcaattattggagtgatcgaaatcaattcctaaccTTTAGACtcgaaatcaattaacatgcaagtaaataattgatcaggttattcacaagaacaaaatataaatccaacaatcaataatttgaATAAAGATCCAAAAATCCTAAATAAAACATCCAAATACTCAACATAAAATTGTTTGGCCTAATCTCCTGGTCTTGGTTgaataaaaactactcaaataatgaaaatataattcaaacaaaattttaataatcaaaagaagaaaggaagaaaaactCGAATGGAGCGTTCTTCAGTCTCCAAGCCTCCTAGCCACCTCCTTGAATTCTTGCGTGCGATTCAAACCCTTCTCACGTCTGTTAAACTCCAACTTCAACTTTTTAGTAGGGCCACATACTGGACATATAAAGGCGACGAGCAAGGCGGTGGATTagcaaaagataaaaaaaataaaaataaaaagaaataaaaataaaggaaaTAAAACACTGGGTTTTCTCCCAgttagcgctaaatttatagtctatcgcCTGACTAGACATAAGCAACCATCAAAAAGCGGCTGTCGCCCATAGTAGAAATCATACGACTTTACGTATGGTTCTTGATTTTCTACgacctcaagcttggcgtgatattgactttgtaagctcgtcggtccagcaatactcgatatgaaaattttctttggacggagactccgaatctaggctgaagctcatagaggatggaatactgtggagttggcgtcaatggcaagaaatgATCTTCTAATGGTGTACATGTAAAGATCATTGACGAGGTCATATCTGTCGTCTTgtatatttcttcctcctccactgtcacttTTGGCTCTTTTTCGCATGAATATTCCTCAAAAATATTTCCTCGTGATCTGGAGcaattacttcattctcttgACAGATCTCAGAAAATGGTTTTGTAAGAAGCTCAATCTGATCATCCAAGAAACTCAAAGAGTTGATGCGGCTTTCCAAGAACTGATTTATCTCTGTCTTTTGtcgcacaatgttctccaactgagccataTGATCCTCAAAACGTCCTATACACTTTTCTTCATGCTCAAATGGTTGGttcgtgtagtgacccttaccgagatcacctactaaatagaacttaggcatgcaattaacttaatcaaaacagtaatcagaattaaactgcgaaaaccataaacaaatatacaatcccaagaaaagaaatctgtaaatacccaaatgttatacaaccagatcgaataaTGTAAAAAACcaatacaacagaataaaagcctagacgaagctccagctggccaaccactacctagcccctcttggatccacctgcctcgtccaatcgcaaacgtgccccatggaatagggtgtccaaaatacagagtatgagacgtgagcataaaacgctcagcacgagagtatgagtatacatgcatgcaagttaaCTCCCTAAAACTCGatgtcaaggatcagatacaaagacatatcggaccctggtatgtagcacgctgtgccgtcgcttcaagaggtggctcacataccgaaaataccattggatacgcgggacccaaatcgatggaagtccatccactaataagatagggtaaaaccctactaacagacatctcaaaggagatagtacaagatgcaaatgtatgaagcatataatcatggcatataaatcatgcagtcacataatacatgcatactcagtcaggatatctcgaacagtactttcgtacctcaaatactaggcgcgctctaccagctctaggtctacgcctataatccgcactacacttccaaatgatactaatatcattatagtactctaaaagccttaactaggctattgcatactcctaaatatttttaggaagcaaaagctataccttcgtccgtcgttagccctttgttgttgattgcctcaaaactaggccacagctccgctacgacgcctggatcactatgccacttccggattcccaatgggacgcctagaactccctagatctgagttataaggctaagaaatcgagagagaagagataaacggtgtgctcaaatgtgagcctcgacacccctatttatagacaacgaacgttgcgtccaatcctccatcgttgcgtccgttttgCCTGACAAATGTTGCGtccgttcaccatcgttgcttccgatggtgccaatgtcacatcaagtacgtaagcagtgacgcatttctgatggcacgcacgttgc
Proteins encoded:
- the LOC140877829 gene encoding uncharacterized protein — its product is MTNHYAFETVSQTFKDIMDKKLSFGGNTIIFGGDFRQVLPVVKRGSMRYQIAASISSDGLEDTVSDHVNDANYMVDRAIITTKNLDVDEINEMLNLKFPGEEKVYTSWDSVEDDNNNIFQEEFLNSLCPSGLLPHRITLKVGCPIMLLRNVAPELGLCNETRLICRNFGRNFIDTKIIIGPHKGDHLKILMQFNADAARDIQAVQMDAITRYQQNILRLNAQLHMPTRMQIIGLGWKITIGMKINDFGQRHSTKKTDRRNNIVQKKN
- the LOC140877828 gene encoding uncharacterized protein translates to MDSDGSLLNHESARPGTRISENNIIASDSRGSRPRRYHNLARNVHESQHNGQWHLTNPTHCPYCQALLFHGETSQLCCRNERTKLDLIQSPIELQELYAENNEQSRHFMQHIRSYNHVFSFTSMRVIIDESLAISANGIYKFRAHGSIYHSIGSFLPTENSRPRYMQMWIVDTDHEIENRLEENQGLRRELLTKIQNILDLYNPFVHVFRQIGIREEIPSCKLIIKEQQPNQRQYSLPTTSQVAAVIVDNECSYNLSSRDIIIQGIGGHLMNIQDIVGYYDPLQYPLLLSYGNVGHRIVLPSTFIGSPRDMYQRYQDAMTLVQTYEKPDLMLTMTCNPNWHEIKDQLIPGQSPQDHPDLITRIFKLKFEEFKIDVVDRGVLGRVRSYTYVIEYQKRRLPHVHMLVIFDNIDKRREGTRVVSNNNDQVIIDNGWVVSYNPWLLLKYDCHINVEVCDGIKCVKYIYKYIHKGPDRVALELHNRQNCDEIQQYVDGSWICAPEALWRIYSFEFSRMYPSVIWLQIHLPNEQLINFNPEQSLGDILADADNLKTMLTEFFIMNSNHVMVDNQNKVVGRIYVVSPSEGERFYLRKLLNHVKEPSYFEELRKVNGITYTTFKGAAEMRGLLEKDYYIHHCLQKAYYGRTISGSSLFITNKLLLEIRRLLHQYKKKLDDFDLPSISTDFLGDFPLPRITKDELSIEIPEEDLRSIGHLNLHQKMAFDVVMESIVHNQSNIFFIDGPGGTGKTFLYRSILAHLRKNGKISIAVATSGITATLLPGGRTAHSRLQIPLRPTISTLCKINKQSDLAELIKRATTVV